In Persicimonas caeni, a single window of DNA contains:
- the fumC gene encoding class II fumarate hydratase, giving the protein MATRTEHDSMGPVEVPEDKYWGAQTQRSLQNFKIGGHTMPRPMIKALGLVKWACAQANCELGDLPDEKKDLIQNAAQEVIEGKLDDQFPLVVWQTGSGTQTNMNTNEVIANRAIEMAGGQIGTKEPVHPNDDVNKSQSTNDSFPTATHVAAVDYFHSELIPAVEKLRDAINDKAEAFNDIIKTGRTHLMDATPITLGQELSGWAAQLDNSLRAVSDALHLLYEVPIGGTAVGTGLNTKIGFDEKVCEALGQKTGYPFAPAPNKFAILAGKEGLAEAHGALNTLATALNKIANDVRWMSSGPRCGIGEITIPANEPGSSIMPGKVNPTQGEAMVMVCAQVFGNNAAVTFAAAGGNFELNVYKPMLAHNVLESARLLTDACNSFTDNCIVGLAPNREKIEDYLERSLMLVTALNNHIGYDKAAKVAKKAFKEDKSLRQAIDELGYMSPEEFDEVVDPAKMVTPGEE; this is encoded by the coding sequence ATGGCAACGCGCACCGAACACGACAGCATGGGACCGGTGGAAGTGCCCGAGGACAAGTACTGGGGCGCGCAGACGCAGCGCTCGCTCCAAAACTTCAAGATCGGCGGCCACACGATGCCGCGCCCGATGATCAAGGCGCTCGGCCTGGTCAAGTGGGCCTGCGCGCAGGCGAACTGCGAACTCGGCGACCTGCCCGACGAGAAGAAAGATCTCATCCAGAACGCTGCTCAGGAGGTCATCGAGGGCAAGCTCGACGACCAGTTCCCGCTGGTGGTCTGGCAGACGGGTAGCGGCACGCAGACCAACATGAACACCAACGAGGTCATCGCGAACCGCGCCATCGAGATGGCCGGCGGCCAGATCGGAACCAAAGAGCCGGTCCACCCGAACGACGACGTCAACAAGAGCCAGTCGACCAACGACAGCTTCCCGACCGCCACGCACGTGGCCGCGGTGGACTACTTCCACTCGGAGCTCATCCCGGCCGTCGAGAAGCTTCGCGACGCCATCAACGACAAGGCCGAAGCGTTCAACGACATCATCAAGACCGGGCGCACCCACCTGATGGACGCCACCCCGATCACGCTCGGCCAGGAGCTGTCGGGCTGGGCGGCCCAGCTGGACAACTCGCTGCGCGCCGTCAGCGACGCGCTGCACCTGTTGTACGAAGTGCCCATCGGCGGCACCGCCGTCGGCACCGGCCTGAACACCAAGATCGGCTTCGACGAGAAGGTCTGCGAGGCGCTCGGTCAGAAGACCGGCTACCCGTTCGCCCCGGCGCCCAACAAGTTCGCCATCCTGGCGGGCAAAGAGGGCCTGGCCGAGGCCCACGGCGCGCTCAACACCCTGGCGACCGCGCTCAACAAGATCGCCAACGACGTGCGCTGGATGTCGAGCGGGCCGCGCTGCGGCATCGGCGAGATCACCATCCCGGCCAACGAGCCCGGCTCGTCGATCATGCCCGGCAAGGTCAACCCGACCCAGGGCGAGGCGATGGTCATGGTGTGCGCGCAGGTCTTCGGCAACAACGCCGCGGTCACCTTCGCAGCCGCCGGCGGCAACTTCGAGCTCAACGTCTACAAGCCGATGCTCGCCCACAACGTGCTCGAGTCGGCGCGTCTGTTGACCGACGCGTGCAACTCGTTCACCGACAACTGCATCGTGGGCCTGGCCCCCAACCGCGAGAAGATCGAGGACTACCTCGAGCGCTCGCTGATGCTGGTGACCGCGCTGAACAACCACATCGGCTACGACAAGGCTGCCAAGGTCGCCAAAAAGGCGTTCAAAGAGGACAAGTCGCTGCG
- a CDS encoding DUF4870 domain-containing protein: MSSNDWNNANPPPDADGWVAPSKRRTDERSPRRADFAEPRPPDIDLAPPENFPLQRTGRSEQPVGTRAETAENGQAMAIFAHLSILFGLPVFLVPLLQRNNAFALHHAKAAATIYGLFLLCALASLITCGLGVPLALLCYVPAVVAIVRAANLQEAGPWGLGDMGERIFSGLEVKPDND; the protein is encoded by the coding sequence GTGAGCTCCAACGACTGGAATAACGCCAATCCCCCGCCAGACGCAGACGGATGGGTGGCGCCTTCCAAACGGCGCACCGACGAGCGTTCGCCGCGCCGCGCCGACTTCGCCGAGCCGCGTCCTCCCGACATCGATCTGGCTCCGCCCGAGAACTTCCCCCTGCAGCGCACCGGGCGCTCCGAGCAGCCCGTGGGCACCCGCGCCGAGACGGCCGAAAACGGCCAGGCGATGGCGATCTTCGCCCACCTGAGCATTCTGTTCGGCCTGCCCGTCTTTTTGGTGCCCCTGCTGCAGCGCAACAACGCCTTTGCGCTGCACCACGCCAAGGCCGCGGCCACCATCTACGGGCTCTTCTTGCTGTGCGCGCTCGCCTCGCTGATCACCTGCGGGCTGGGCGTGCCCCTGGCGCTCCTGTGCTACGTGCCCGCTGTCGTCGCCATCGTGCGCGCGGCGAACCTTCAGGAGGCCGGCCCCTGGGGCTTGGGCGACATGGGCGAGCGCATCTTCTCGGGCCTTGAGGTCAAACCGGACAACGACTAA
- a CDS encoding endonuclease III domain-containing protein: MTNEEKAQKIGQILDDLYPEPPIPLDHTDGFTLTIAVLLSAQCTDKRVNMVTPGLFELADNPFDMAELSEEEILGAIKSCGLAPTKAKRIKKLSEMLVEEGGALPSTLTGLQKLPGVGRKTAQVVLAQWFDVPSFPVDTHIHRLAERWGLSSGKNVRQTEKDLRKVFPKETWNRRHLQIIYFGREYCPARGHEPEECPICKWAAE; encoded by the coding sequence ATGACAAACGAAGAAAAAGCCCAAAAAATCGGCCAAATCCTCGACGACCTCTACCCCGAGCCCCCCATCCCGCTCGACCACACCGACGGCTTTACGCTGACGATCGCGGTCTTGCTGTCGGCGCAGTGCACCGACAAGCGGGTCAATATGGTCACGCCCGGCCTCTTCGAGCTCGCCGACAACCCCTTCGACATGGCCGAGCTCTCCGAAGAGGAGATCCTCGGGGCCATCAAATCGTGCGGGCTGGCGCCGACGAAGGCCAAGCGCATCAAGAAGCTCAGCGAGATGCTCGTCGAAGAGGGCGGTGCACTCCCCAGCACCCTCACCGGTCTACAAAAACTCCCGGGCGTGGGTCGAAAGACCGCCCAGGTTGTGCTCGCCCAATGGTTCGACGTGCCGTCATTTCCGGTAGACACCCACATCCATCGCCTCGCCGAGCGCTGGGGCCTCTCCAGCGGCAAGAACGTGCGCCAGACCGAGAAGGACCTGCGCAAGGTCTTCCCCAAGGAGACTTGGAACCGGCGTCACCTGCAGATCATCTACTTCGGCCGCGAATATTGCCCCGCCCGAGGGCACGAGCCGGAGGAGTGCCCGATCTGCAAGTGGGCGGCCGAATAG
- the clpA gene encoding ATP-dependent Clp protease ATP-binding subunit ClpA, translating to MIQRDLEIALSAAVREARQRRHEYLTLEHLLYVLCFDETTRKILKNVGCNLAKLKADLEDFLDNNVDSVPEDVAVEPVQTIAFQRVMQRAIMHVRSSGKDEVDGGNVLVSVFSEPDSHAVYFLQDQGVSRLDIVSYLSHGISKIDDSDDDEGDEPDSSWGGGFPGDDQEAEALQKPLEAYCSNLVERAKQGRIDPLIGRSEEIERTIQVLCRRRKNNPIFVGEPGVGKTAIAEGLARKIANGEVPEVLSEATIYSLDMGGLLAGTKFRGQFEQRLKAVMNALKKKKGAILFIDEIHTIVGAGATSGGTMDASNILKPALAEGSLKCIGSTTQDEYRKSFERDRALARRFQKIDIVEPTKDEAVEILRGLKKYYEEYHDVEYTDEAIETAVHLAQKHIRERALPDTAIDVIDEVGSRRRVHPEMYDGNVIDVEAIEQVVAKIARIPDIKVQGSEKQRLGELETTLKDNVYGQDQAIEAVVNAVKMNRAGLTRPEKPVGSFLFAGPTGVGKTEVARQLAAGLGVEFVQFDMSEYMERHAVSRLIGAPPGYVGYDQGGLLVEKIRNNPHCVLLMDEIEKAHPDIFNILLQVMDTARLTDNNGREADFRNVTVIMTTNAGAADMQQKTVGFGKGVDVSKSMKAIENRFPPEFRNRLDEIVVFEPLPTTVVVKIVDKFVRELEFQLSDRDVKIELSEAARRWIADEGYDELLGARPLARVIQEKIKRPMAEEILFGELQHGGTAIIDLDENDELTFSYEPNEPPAEEESPTETTLEQDVDPGMVTDE from the coding sequence ATGATCCAGCGCGATTTGGAAATAGCATTGTCCGCAGCTGTCCGCGAAGCACGGCAGCGCCGACACGAGTATTTGACCCTCGAGCACCTGTTGTACGTCCTGTGCTTTGACGAGACGACCCGAAAGATCCTCAAGAATGTCGGCTGCAATCTTGCCAAGCTCAAGGCCGACTTGGAGGACTTTCTGGACAACAACGTCGACTCGGTGCCGGAGGACGTGGCCGTCGAGCCGGTCCAAACCATTGCCTTTCAGCGCGTCATGCAGCGCGCCATCATGCACGTGCGCTCATCCGGCAAGGATGAAGTCGACGGGGGCAACGTGCTCGTGAGCGTGTTCAGCGAGCCCGACTCGCACGCGGTTTATTTTCTGCAAGACCAGGGCGTCAGCCGCCTGGACATCGTCAGCTACCTGTCGCACGGCATCTCCAAGATCGACGACAGCGACGACGACGAGGGCGACGAGCCCGACAGCTCCTGGGGCGGCGGATTTCCCGGCGACGACCAGGAAGCCGAAGCCCTGCAAAAGCCCCTGGAGGCCTACTGCTCCAACCTCGTCGAGCGGGCCAAACAAGGGCGCATCGACCCGTTGATCGGGCGCAGCGAAGAGATCGAGCGCACCATTCAGGTGCTGTGCCGCCGGCGCAAAAACAACCCGATCTTCGTGGGCGAGCCCGGCGTGGGTAAGACCGCCATCGCCGAGGGCCTAGCCCGAAAAATCGCCAACGGGGAGGTCCCCGAGGTGTTGAGCGAGGCGACGATCTACTCGCTCGACATGGGCGGGCTGTTGGCCGGCACCAAGTTCCGCGGCCAGTTCGAGCAGCGCCTCAAGGCGGTGATGAACGCCCTCAAGAAGAAAAAGGGCGCCATCCTGTTCATCGACGAAATCCACACCATCGTGGGCGCCGGGGCCACCAGCGGTGGCACCATGGACGCGTCCAATATCCTCAAGCCGGCGCTGGCCGAGGGCAGCCTCAAGTGCATCGGCTCGACCACTCAGGACGAGTACCGCAAGAGCTTCGAGCGCGACCGCGCTCTGGCTCGCCGCTTCCAGAAGATCGACATCGTCGAGCCGACCAAAGACGAGGCCGTCGAGATCTTGCGCGGCTTGAAGAAGTATTACGAGGAGTACCACGACGTCGAGTACACCGACGAGGCCATCGAGACGGCGGTGCATCTGGCCCAGAAGCATATCCGGGAGCGCGCGCTTCCGGACACCGCCATCGACGTCATCGACGAGGTCGGCTCTCGCCGGCGCGTGCATCCCGAAATGTATGACGGCAACGTCATCGACGTGGAGGCCATCGAGCAGGTGGTCGCCAAGATCGCACGCATCCCGGACATCAAAGTCCAGGGCAGCGAGAAGCAGCGCCTCGGCGAACTCGAAACCACGCTCAAGGACAACGTCTACGGCCAAGACCAGGCCATCGAGGCGGTGGTCAACGCCGTCAAGATGAACCGCGCGGGCTTGACCCGCCCCGAAAAGCCGGTCGGAAGCTTCCTGTTCGCAGGACCCACCGGTGTCGGTAAGACCGAGGTGGCCCGTCAGTTGGCCGCCGGCCTGGGCGTCGAGTTCGTCCAATTCGACATGTCCGAGTATATGGAGCGCCACGCCGTCAGTCGCTTGATCGGTGCGCCTCCCGGCTACGTCGGCTACGATCAGGGCGGCTTGCTGGTCGAAAAGATCCGCAACAACCCGCACTGCGTCCTCTTGATGGACGAGATCGAAAAGGCGCACCCGGATATCTTCAATATCCTGCTGCAGGTGATGGATACCGCGCGTCTGACCGACAACAACGGGCGTGAGGCCGACTTCCGCAACGTCACCGTCATCATGACGACCAACGCCGGCGCCGCCGACATGCAGCAAAAGACGGTCGGCTTCGGCAAGGGTGTCGACGTGAGCAAGTCGATGAAGGCCATCGAGAACCGGTTCCCGCCCGAATTCAGGAACCGCCTCGACGAAATCGTGGTCTTCGAGCCGCTCCCCACGACCGTTGTCGTCAAGATCGTCGACAAGTTCGTGCGCGAACTCGAGTTCCAGCTGTCGGATCGCGACGTCAAAATCGAGCTGTCCGAGGCCGCCCGACGCTGGATCGCCGACGAAGGTTACGACGAGCTTCTGGGCGCTCGCCCCTTGGCTCGCGTCATCCAGGAGAAGATCAAACGCCCCATGGCGGAAGAGATTCTCTTCGGCGAGTTGCAGCACGGCGGCACGGCCATCATCGATCTCGACGAGAACGACGAGCTCACCTTCTCCTACGAGCCGAACGAGCCGCCTGCCGAGGAGGAATCGCCGACCGAGACGACCTTGGAACAGGACGTCGATCCGGGCATGGTGACCGACGAGTAG
- the clpS gene encoding ATP-dependent Clp protease adapter ClpS, protein MSQNDQQGDVATQKKSKTKAQKPRLFKVIFHNDDYTTMEFVVRALEVIFNKSPAEATQIMLRIHKRGQGVAGVYSREVAETKVHQTKEWARQEGHPLMVTMEPE, encoded by the coding sequence GTGAGTCAGAACGACCAGCAAGGTGATGTCGCCACACAGAAGAAGTCGAAGACCAAGGCTCAAAAGCCGAGGTTATTCAAAGTCATCTTCCACAACGACGACTACACAACCATGGAGTTCGTCGTGCGCGCACTCGAAGTAATTTTCAACAAGTCGCCCGCAGAGGCCACGCAGATTATGCTGCGTATCCACAAGCGGGGACAGGGTGTGGCCGGGGTTTACTCCCGGGAGGTGGCCGAGACCAAGGTTCACCAGACCAAAGAATGGGCACGCCAGGAAGGCCATCCGCTGATGGTCACCATGGAGCCCGAGTGA
- the pdxH gene encoding pyridoxamine 5'-phosphate oxidase, whose translation MPETLYDDPFDWFEHWFDEACQTVSANANAMSLGTVSAEGHPSIRQVLLKGFDARGFMFYTNYRSQKARELDENPACALNFYWRGLERQIRIEGLAHRLSPEESDAYFATRPRGSQVGAWASLQSRPLANRQVLAARVEEFEERFHDQPVPRPEHWGGYLVVPLRFEFWEAEAYRLHDRWEFVRSSVDAEEWQVEMLYP comes from the coding sequence ATGCCAGAAACATTGTACGACGACCCCTTCGATTGGTTCGAGCATTGGTTCGACGAGGCCTGCCAGACGGTGTCGGCCAACGCCAACGCCATGAGCCTGGGCACCGTGTCGGCCGAGGGCCACCCCTCCATCCGCCAGGTGCTGCTCAAGGGCTTCGATGCCCGCGGCTTTATGTTCTACACCAACTATCGCTCCCAGAAGGCGCGCGAGCTCGACGAAAATCCGGCCTGCGCGCTCAACTTCTACTGGCGTGGCCTCGAGCGCCAGATCCGCATCGAGGGACTCGCCCACCGGCTGAGCCCCGAGGAGTCGGACGCCTACTTCGCCACCCGCCCTCGCGGCAGCCAGGTCGGCGCCTGGGCCTCCCTGCAGTCTCGCCCCCTGGCCAACCGGCAAGTGCTGGCCGCGCGGGTCGAGGAGTTCGAAGAGAGATTCCACGACCAGCCCGTGCCGCGCCCCGAACACTGGGGCGGCTATCTGGTGGTGCCGCTTCGCTTCGAGTTCTGGGAGGCCGAGGCGTATCGGCTGCATGACCGGTGGGAGTTTGTCCGGTCGTCGGTCGATGCGGAGGAGTGGCAGGTGGAGATGTTGTATCCCTGA